The following DNA comes from Candidatus Methylacidiphilum fumarolicum.
ACTGGAATACAAGGCGGAATGGTGGGTTGGTGGGAGTAGCCGATTGCTGATTCCCGTCCTGTAATACCTGTTCTTCTTGCGGAGCGGTTCGGGGAAAAATGTCGCTGGCTGTTCGCCAGTGGATCTGTTAGGATTGTGGAAGCCTCCAGGAGCGGGACGTGTATGTGGCCAGAAATTCCATGGCGTATGGCTTAGCAGGACTAAGTGGGTCTACGGCGAGTTCTGCTGGATCTGAAGCCTGGGGAGAGGAAGGCGCTGGCCGTCGTCGCAAGCCAGGAGTGAAACCAGCCTCGATCATGCAGGAAGTCAGCTTTGTTTCGGCTGACGAGTAGAAATGAGCAAGTCTGACGGAACGGTACAAAACAGTAGCCAAAAATAAGTTATCGTTTTGTCTTCTTCCGAAACAATAAGAGCGGATATTTTTTAAAGTTTATAAGAAAGAACCAAATATTTCATCACTTTTAAAACCGAGGTTATTATGGGAAAAAGCTTTATTGGAATCATTGGTCTTGGGGTTATGGGAAGAAATCTCGCCCTCAATATTCTTGATCATGGCTTTACTGTTTCTGGCTTGGACAAGGATCTCTCTAAAGTCGTCGCCCTCAAGGAAGAATCCAAGGAGATGGCTTCTTCTTTTGACTCAGTTGAGAATTTTATTCATTCACTAGAAAAACCAAAAAAAATCTTATTTTTTGTTCCTGCAGGTCATGTTGTGGATCAGGTCATTGAAGAGCTGCTCCCTTTTTTAGAAAGTGGCGATATCCTTATTGATGGAGGCAATTCCTTTTTCCGTGATACGGAAAGACGACAAAAGGAGTTAAAAAACAGAAACATCTTTTTCATTGGCATGGGAACATCTGGGGGAGAAAGCGGTGCTCGTCATGGACCTAGCCTTATGATTGGGGGAGATAAGGAGGCCTATGAACATTTGAGGTCGTTGCTAGAGGCCATCTCGGCGAAAGTTGAAGGAGAGCCTTGTGTGGACTATATGGGTAGAGGTGCGGCGGGTCATTATGTAAAGATGGTTCATAACGGAATCGAATATGGAATCATGGAATTAATTGGAGAATGTTACGACTTTGCGCATAGGGTTCTTAAGTTGGATGAAAAGAAAATTTCAGATCTTTTTGAACAGTGGTCTAAGGAAGAACTAGCTAGTTATTTGATGGAAATAACAGTCCATATTTTACGTAAAAGAGACGATAAGTCCAACGACCTTTTGTTAAATAAAGTCCTCGATGTTGCTAGGCAACTTGGAACAGGCGCTTGGACCTCTGAAGAAGCTTTTTCGCTCCAAGTCCCTGCCCCAATCATTGATGCAGCGGTTACCATGCGAAACCTTTCTTCTCGAGTGGAAGAGCGAAAAGCATATGCACAGCATTTTAAATCAGGCCTAGTAAGTGACATTTCAGAAGAAACTTTTTCTTCTCCTTTTTATGAAGAGCTCAAGAAAGCCCTTTTTTTAAGCATCATTTGTACGTATGCCCAAGGTTTTTCCTTATTGAGTGAAGCTTCCAAAAGATACGATTATTCCATTGACCTAGAGAAAGTGGCTAAAGTTTGGAGAGGAGGATGCATTATCCGTTCGCAGTTTTTAGAAAAAATTCGCGGGGCTTTCCAAGCCAATCCTCAATTATCTAATCTATTATTAGATCCTAATATTTTTAGGGAAATAGAAGAAAAAAATCTCCTTGGATCTCTGCGAAACTTCTGTTTATACGCAATTAAAGTCGGCCTACCGGCATACGCTTTTCTTTCCGCACTAAGCTACATTGATGCTTTCAGAAGTGAGAAATTACCAGCAAACTTAATACAACTGCAACGAGACTATTTTGGTTCCCATACCTACGAGAGAATTGATCTGGAAGGAACGTTTCACACCATTTGGGAATAACTTGACTTCCAGTATAAAATTTTCTCAAGATAGCCTATATGAAAATCGCTTTAGGGTCTGATCATGCAGGATTTCATTATAAAGAGAAGGTAAAAAAATTCTTAGAAGAGTCTTGCCTAGAAGTCATTGATTGCGGAACATTTGCTGCGGATCCTCCGGTAGATTATCCTGATTATATAAGACCAGCTGCCTTATTGGTTGCTCAAGGAAAAGCTGATAGAGCCATCGTTTTCGGAGGTTCGGGCAATGGAGAAGCTATGGTGGCCAACAAAGTCAAAGGGATACGTTGTGCCTACTGTTTTAATGAGGAATCGGCACGTCTGGGCAGGCTCCATAATGATGCTAATGCTATCTCTATGGGAGAAAGATTAATTTCTGAAGAAATGGCCTTGAAGATAGTTAAAATTTTTCTTGAAACCCCTTTCGAAGGCGGTCGGCATATTCCACGAATCAAAAAAATGATGGAGTATGAAAATATGTAGCATTTTCTTACTACCTCGATACAACCTATCATCTTTCCTTACAGCATGGATGGCAGTTCCTTTGCCAAAGGATAAGTGTCCATGGATTGAATTTTAGAAAATAGTGGCCTAGCCATCCCTACATTTTCTAGGACGCATAGCTCTCTTGCTACTCGCCTCTGACGAAGGGAAGAAGTAGCGCTTCTAGAGGCTTAGTCACTGGAAGCTTCTAAGGCATCGTTATTTAGGCAAGGGCCAATACATCCATTCGAGAAGCTCCCCTAAATTCTTTATCTTTTTTGCCGCTCGTTCTATTTCCTTGGCACCGATTCGGCTACGTAACTCATACCTTGTTAGTGGTTTTTTATATTCGCGCAAATCCAATTTCCTCTTTAGCATGTCTTGAGCGTTTTCTGCAGTAAGGGATAGATTTCCCTTTTCATCACAAAGATGCTGTAGCAAAAAGCCTTCATGATTGGGTTCTTGCCAAAGAATAAGAAATCCGTTTTCTTTGGCTTTTTCTTTTGCTTTCTGACATTCATCGGGATTGTTCTTACACACATCCTTATCCATGAGAATCACTTTTTCCTTCCATGTGTAGTCTCCCTTGCTTGCTTTTTTGATTGCTTCTGCCACCATTTTACACGGTCCACCCCCCTTGACATTATAAGATCTAAGAAAAACGGGTAGGGGAGGATCCTTTTCCTGTGCCAGCTCGTTAAGCAGGGCTACGTAGGCTTGCTCGCTTTCGCCTTCACACGCAACAAAGATACTTTTCTTCTTCTTCAGCTTCATTTCCTCTTTAGGCTTTCTAGAAAAGAGAGAGGTTGCTTCTTCATCCAATGTTAGGAAGGGCCCCATAGACACCCTGCCTATAGCCGCGCACAAAATCTTCGCTATCACTAATCCCTTCAATGTCGGCTAGCCGATACATCCTGGTATACCCTTCTTTTGGGGTTTTCTCACAAAAAAGGATTTCCTCTTTTTTGAGTTCTTCTAAAAGGTGAATAGTATGGCAGCTAAAGAATAGCTGAGCGCCAGAGGGATTCTTTTCAGGATCCCAAAACCAACTGATAATCTCCCGAAGCACATCAGGATGAATGGAAGCATCCAGTTCATCAATAACGGCGATCCCACCAGTTTTCAAAACCATCCAAAGATGCGGGAAAGAGCGAAGAAAAGATTGGGTGCCATTGCTTTCTAAAACCCATGGAATGGATTCTTTTAAGCCCTGATGGGTAAAAATAAGCTCCCCATTTTGAGAAATCTTTAGTTCAAGAAGTCCTAAATCCAGCCGACGCAGTTCCCGGTTGGCCTGTTTCAGAAGTTCAGGGTCCTGTCGGAATAGAAGAATCAACCGTTCAAGAGAGAGAGCCTCCTTATACCAAAAAAGATTGTACCGAATTCCCTGCAAAACCTTTTGGAACTCAATGGCTATCTGATGGCCTAGCTGTGCATACGTGGAAATGACACTGGTGTTGGGACGGATTTTGAAAACAGAAGGTAATGAGAGGATTGGAAACAAATCAGTTCCTTGGATCCTTCCATCATCTCCCCGCTCAAATACTAGCAATGGCTTCCGGGCCGTACTGGGTTTGTAGGAAAGAGATTCTTTTGTGACAGAAGAAGGTAACGACTCTTTCTGGCCTTGAATCTCAACCTCATACCGATACACTCCCGCTTCTCCTTCTCTTCCAGGAAAAAGCGACCTTTGTCCGATTTCCACTGCCAGCCGCGTTGGCTTTTTTGCCCAATGTTCGTTTTTAAATTGAAAATCTGGCAGTGGCTGATATGGTGGAAGTTGAAAGCTGTCTGTGGCAAACCAAGCCAAAAACGAAATCGCCCGAAGGAAAACCGTTTTTCCCGAAGCGTTTGGCCCAAAGACCGCTACCACCTTGGGAGCCCGCTTCTTAGCATTTGGATAGATAGGTGCAAAACGAGGATCATCAGGGACTCGGAGGCAAAAGTCAATCTCTTGTCGGTCGGCTATGGAGTAAAAATTTTCGATTTCTAGCCGGAATAGCATGTTTTGTTTAATCTTTTAGTTCTATTTGGCAATTTACTTGGGATTTCAAAAGCTAGAAAGAGAGTTTTTTACTCTTTTTCTATGCAACAAGGAGATAAAACAATGGAAAAGGAGAAGCGCACTCAGAGGGATTCGAACCCCCAACCCTCGGTTCCGAAGACCGATGCTCTAGCCGTTGAGCTATGAGTGCATGCAACTAAAAAATATAATACTAATGCCACAAAAGAATGAAAAAGGGAATACGAGTAAATCTATTATTTTCTTGTTAACAATTTTTAAACTTAATAAATTTCAAATTTGATAACAAAATGCAATCTTAGTTTTTCTCTACAATTTTCAGAAGGAATGTCTAATTGTATTTTCTATTTGGTTTTTTTTCTATGTTTTCCTTTGGTCATTAGTCATCTTCAGGCTTCTCAAAGTGATAAAGGCATAGATCAAGGTTATAGTTCTACGGGTCTTCGGATTAATTATTCAGAAATACCTGGATATCGTGTAGAAGATATAGTGGTAGACACAGATTCGGGTGAATTCCCTGTTTCTGGAGCTACAGCCATAGCGATAAACCCAATCGAAGATACCCTGCTACTTTTGACAAGTGGCTACAATAAGCATTTTAATCCAAATGGACAAGTCATTCCTGAACAATCTAAAGAACATGTCTTTATTTACGATATCTCCCGAGGCTATCCTCAAAAAATGGCTATGGTGAGTATCCCCAACTCTTTTATGGGGATTGATTGGAATCCAGATGGGAGAGAATTTTACGTATCTGGTGGTATGGACGATGTCATTTATGCTTTTAAAGGTTTTGAACAACGTTGGTCCCTTTCTCGTCCTCCTCTTAGCCTTAATCATTCGAAAGGAAATGGTATTGAGACTAAACCAGTTGTTTCTGGCCTTCGAGTCAGTCCAGACGGGAAATTCCTTGTGGTTGCTAATTTTACTAATGATTCCATTAGCATGATCGATTTGGAAAACTGGAAGAAAATTGGAGAACTTGATCTTCGTCCTGGGAAAATCGACCCTAGATATGCCGGAACTCCAGGTGGGGAATATCCATTAGACCTCGCTTGGATAGGCAATAATAAAATTTATGTTTCAAGCCTTAGAGATAGAGAAATAGACATTATCAGCTTCGAAAATAACACCATGAAATTTTCTAAAAGACTATATCTTCAAGGCCAACCCAATCGAATCATTGTCAATAGCACTTTTAATCGAGCCTATATTACTGAAGATAATGCTGACCGATTAACTATTGTCGATACAAGCATCGACAAAGTCATAGAATCCATCCCGACAATGGGTCAACCTTCTGGAAAGCTACTCCAAGGAGCTGCTCCCAATAACCTCTCACTCGATCCTAGCGGCAAATTCCTTTATGTCACGAATGGTGGAATGAACTGTCTTTCCCTCATCAAACTAAGCCCCTATGCTCAAGGGATAACAAAAAAGAAAAATCCTCAATTGAAAAGTGAGCTCTTATGCCTCATTCCAACAGGCTGGTATCCTTCTGCCGTGGGCCTACGATCCGACGGAAAATGGATTTATGTCTGTAATTTTAAAAGCCGATTTGGTCCAAACAATGAACAATGGGAAAAACCAATAGCTTTAAATAACGAATTTTTTAAAAAGTGGTTATCGAAAAATCAATTTATCCTACAAAAATACTATTCGACTCTTTTGAGCTTTCCTCAACTCAAAGCCAACACCTATAAAACTCTTACGGAAGCTGTCATTGAAAATAATCATCTAAAAGAAG
Coding sequences within:
- a CDS encoding bifunctional YncE family protein/alkaline phosphatase family protein, producing the protein MSNCIFYLVFFLCFPLVISHLQASQSDKGIDQGYSSTGLRINYSEIPGYRVEDIVVDTDSGEFPVSGATAIAINPIEDTLLLLTSGYNKHFNPNGQVIPEQSKEHVFIYDISRGYPQKMAMVSIPNSFMGIDWNPDGREFYVSGGMDDVIYAFKGFEQRWSLSRPPLSLNHSKGNGIETKPVVSGLRVSPDGKFLVVANFTNDSISMIDLENWKKIGELDLRPGKIDPRYAGTPGGEYPLDLAWIGNNKIYVSSLRDREIDIISFENNTMKFSKRLYLQGQPNRIIVNSTFNRAYITEDNADRLTIVDTSIDKVIESIPTMGQPSGKLLQGAAPNNLSLDPSGKFLYVTNGGMNCLSLIKLSPYAQGITKKKNPQLKSELLCLIPTGWYPSAVGLRSDGKWIYVCNFKSRFGPNNEQWEKPIALNNEFFKKWLSKNQFILQKYYSTLLSFPQLKANTYKTLTEAVIENNHLKEASKEPPSLFSKLHVLVHHVLYIIKENRSYDQLFGDLKAGNGDPDLAILAPYAPNHRKLASQFVLLDNFLDSGEVSGNGWLWSTAARSLDITEKTVPLHYSGRGITYDWEGMNRNINIGESSFESRKKADPLLPKDPDILPGNSDISAPDGPEGELGLGYLWDEAIRKGISIRNYGFFGDLTRYHLPKDHPSFIPLARNPYKENIVQFFPTKASLAKVSDLFYRGFDMKYPDFWRFKEWEREFDDFVKNHNLPTLELIRLPHDHFGLFGQGIDKIDTVETQMADNDYALGLIVEKIAHSPYKDDTLIFVIEDDAQNGIDHVDAHRSIALIIGPYVKQGITISTRYTTINLLKTIEKILGLGSLSVYDQFSQPMSNIFDLKQKNWSYTAIIPEILNTTDLPLPNKKSVQHPAHDSAFWNALMSEEDFSKEDQLDVDRFNKALWIGLKGNNQPYPHLKLKNKN
- a CDS encoding AAA family ATPase: MLFRLEIENFYSIADRQEIDFCLRVPDDPRFAPIYPNAKKRAPKVVAVFGPNASGKTVFLRAISFLAWFATDSFQLPPYQPLPDFQFKNEHWAKKPTRLAVEIGQRSLFPGREGEAGVYRYEVEIQGQKESLPSSVTKESLSYKPSTARKPLLVFERGDDGRIQGTDLFPILSLPSVFKIRPNTSVISTYAQLGHQIAIEFQKVLQGIRYNLFWYKEALSLERLILLFRQDPELLKQANRELRRLDLGLLELKISQNGELIFTHQGLKESIPWVLESNGTQSFLRSFPHLWMVLKTGGIAVIDELDASIHPDVLREIISWFWDPEKNPSGAQLFFSCHTIHLLEELKKEEILFCEKTPKEGYTRMYRLADIEGISDSEDFVRGYRQGVYGALPNIG
- a CDS encoding RloB domain-containing protein, which translates into the protein MGPFLTLDEEATSLFSRKPKEEMKLKKKKSIFVACEGESEQAYVALLNELAQEKDPPLPVFLRSYNVKGGGPCKMVAEAIKKASKGDYTWKEKVILMDKDVCKNNPDECQKAKEKAKENGFLILWQEPNHEGFLLQHLCDEKGNLSLTAENAQDMLKRKLDLREYKKPLTRYELRSRIGAKEIERAAKKIKNLGELLEWMYWPLPK
- the gndA gene encoding NADP-dependent phosphogluconate dehydrogenase, whose amino-acid sequence is MGKSFIGIIGLGVMGRNLALNILDHGFTVSGLDKDLSKVVALKEESKEMASSFDSVENFIHSLEKPKKILFFVPAGHVVDQVIEELLPFLESGDILIDGGNSFFRDTERRQKELKNRNIFFIGMGTSGGESGARHGPSLMIGGDKEAYEHLRSLLEAISAKVEGEPCVDYMGRGAAGHYVKMVHNGIEYGIMELIGECYDFAHRVLKLDEKKISDLFEQWSKEELASYLMEITVHILRKRDDKSNDLLLNKVLDVARQLGTGAWTSEEAFSLQVPAPIIDAAVTMRNLSSRVEERKAYAQHFKSGLVSDISEETFSSPFYEELKKALFLSIICTYAQGFSLLSEASKRYDYSIDLEKVAKVWRGGCIIRSQFLEKIRGAFQANPQLSNLLLDPNIFREIEEKNLLGSLRNFCLYAIKVGLPAYAFLSALSYIDAFRSEKLPANLIQLQRDYFGSHTYERIDLEGTFHTIWE
- the rpiB gene encoding ribose 5-phosphate isomerase B, translated to MKIALGSDHAGFHYKEKVKKFLEESCLEVIDCGTFAADPPVDYPDYIRPAALLVAQGKADRAIVFGGSGNGEAMVANKVKGIRCAYCFNEESARLGRLHNDANAISMGERLISEEMALKIVKIFLETPFEGGRHIPRIKKMMEYENM